Part of the Tachyglossus aculeatus isolate mTacAcu1 chromosome 23, mTacAcu1.pri, whole genome shotgun sequence genome, TTTAACATTGCTGAAAATCATGACTCGTTTTTCCCTAGGAGAGCACTCTGGGTGTTGCCTCTACATTCAGGAGGAAAGGagctttatattttatttatctattttaagaTAAAGGTTTTTATTTTGTACGTCCCAGGTGGCTTCTGGGACATGGGTCATCTTCACCCCAGTCTCACATGTGTCAAAAGTGAAACACAGTATTGCTTCCTGGACCTTGCTTTAAGAAATATGGGGCTAGATACAGGTATAGAGATATAAGTAtagcttttattttttaatttttttaatcaaCCCAACATTTCAAATAGCAACCGCTGATGTAGCTTATGACGTAaaacccttttctttttttcttaaaaaatgcatttaaaaTTAAGTGGGTGCtttgatttctttctttttttttaatgtacttaCGTCAATGTGGAAAGCCTGAAGTTTGGTGGTGGTTTTATGGTGGCGATCTTGCAAAGATCTTCTCTCACATTCTTGCCAAGCCAGGACCTCCGGGGaattggggaggcagaggagggacgcAGCTGGAAATGGGATAAAGCTCCCACAGACTTGGGTTCCCTGCAGGATGTAGGGAGTTGGGTGACTCTGGGAAATCCAAGCACACCTGGCCTAGATGTGGACAAGGTCACCAGAGAGAGACACATCCCTTTAGCGGTGCAGAAAAACTAAACcggaggaaagagatgggaggCAAGAGGGAGATAAAGGGGCTTTCTTGTGGACCCTCAAGCCTGTAGGGCTGGTGGCCAAGAAATACAAGGATGTTTCTTTTGATAAGAGTCCCTCAAATAAGCATGGCAGAGAAGGCATGTTCCTTTGGAGCACCAAGCAGTGAGAACACCAAATTACTGGTATGGACTTGTCTTCCCTTGAAAAAATAGATATCCATATGCCATGAACATTAAGTAATTGACACACAGAACAATGACATATTGAAAATGTACAGGCTAGGTAATCTTTTCAAAgtggttttttgtttggttttcttttttttggctTAGGCAGGTGAAGAGAAGAAGATTGCTTTCCAGGAATCTTCCGAAGTTTATTTTCCGGGTCTGTGTGAGAGTGCATTTGTATTTGGGTATGTGTTTTGTGTCTGCCTGAAACATGATCCTCTCTGTACTGGGCTCAGACAGAAAGGAAACGGGGAAAAGAGCCAATGGGCGGATACGATTCTGTTTCCGTGCAAGTACAGGTGACAACTCAAACCTTGCTTTGCTGTCAACCCAGCTTTAGTTTCTCCACTTCTGGGtgatttcaaaagaaaaaaaagggggggtgggggggaagaggccAACTcctcaaaagaaaagaaaaagaacaaaaaacaggAAGAagactttataataatgattaaaacACCTCTGCAAGCCAACCGCCCCTAAAGTTAACTCATTTCCCCACTATGCCAGCTGGGTCTGAACCAGTCAAGGCCCATGAGCTCCCCTGaacccagagggagaaggggccagGCCGAAAGGGCCGGGAGTTGGGTGTCGATGAGGGGGCTGTGCTGGCTGTGTGGGAGGAGGGCCTGGAGATCGAGTCCGTCGCTACGGTCGGTTTATTTTTAAATATGTTTAGACCGTGGAGTCGTCATGGTCCCCGTTTCACCGACCACGTCCTTGACTTCCAGCCCCCAAGCAGGCCTGATGGCTGGGCCGGCCCAAGCTCTGAGCCGAAGCCGGgcccctgggagtcggaagtttGATGTCCTCTCCGGTGGGACCCCAGGAGAGCACACTCCGGAAGCATCACCGGTGGGCTCACCGGCCCCTGGCCCTCTCCGCCCGCCCTGCCCCTGATGCTCAGAAGCCTTTGATGTAGCAATAGGCCTCCAGGGTGGCAAAGAGAATGTACAGGAGCCACAGGCTGATGAAGAGGGCGGTTGTGGCCAGCCGGCAGCCCCGGGGGCCACCCAGCTCCCCACCCAGCTGGGGCCTCCGCCGATACAGGAGCACGCTGATGCAGACGAATGCGAAGATGGTGAACAGGGTGACCGAGAAGGCCAGGGTCCCGGCTGAGACGCGGAACTCCTGCCCCCGGAGGGCCCAGTAGATGGCGGCCACGGACCAGGCCAGCCCGATGCCCAGGAAGACGTTGACCGCGTTGCTGCCCGTCACGTTGCCTATGGAAGCGTCCGCATAGATGTCTTGGATGGCCGCTGCCTTGCTGGCGAACGTATCtgcaagggagagacagaggtcgCAGCTGCAGGGGAGGACCGACCgagcagcagggcctactggaaagagcactgcattGGGAGACAGGAAACCTGGGTCCTCCGTCCGCCACTGCCACcactctcttttttttatggtatttgttcagagcttactatgtaccacatcTTGTactaaggggtagatacaagctaatcaggttggacatgggtccatgtcccacgtggggctcacactcttcacccccattttacagatgaggaagtgaaataacttgcctaagttcacccagcagacaagtggtggagccgggattagaacccaggtccttctgactcccaccctatccactaggcattgctgcttctctgtttgaccttggtcgaGTCCCATAacatctctggcctcagtttccacatctaccAAATGTGGAAGATCAAGTGTACCTCTCTTTTCAgttgtacttggtaagtgcttactatgtgcagagcaccatactaagccctggggtagttacaagacaatctGATCGGAGCCAGCCCCTATCGCATAAATTcgcacagtctaaattggagggggtaggatttaatctccattttacagataagggaactgagacccaaagaagtgaagtgacctacccaaggtcacacagcagacaattggcagagccacttctaggcccagactctttccaatatgtcacactgcttctcccctttagacgatgagccctaggtaggacaggaactgtatctgtttgttaatgatatgtatctagctttatttttatttattctggtgacttgacacctgtccacatgttttgttttgttgtctgtctcccccttctagactgtgagcccgttgctgggtagggaccgtctctatatgttgccaacttgcacttcccaagcgcttagtacggtgctctgcacacagtaagcgctcaataaatacgattgaatgaatgaatgaattgcatcacatccaccccaatgcttagcccagtgcagGGCCCAACATTAAGTGCCTAACAGAGACCACAGTGATTATTCTTAAGGGGAGGAGTTGAAGGAATTAGAAAGATGCCCGAGGAGGTAGGAAAACCCTTCTCCACTCAGGTTGTTCCTGTGAAATGAAgagttcaatcaatggcatttactgaacacttactgtgtgtagagcaccggactaagcgctttggagagtgcaatatagagcTGTTAGCTACTGAAGTTGGGGCTTGAGAACCCAAAGGAACCCCATTGCCTCATATGAAGACGAGGGTTTGGGGAGCTGGAGGGAGATATGGGTGCAATTCTCTGGAAGGCAGGACAAGGCTACAAGgcaagactgagaagcagtgtggccaatggaaacagcctgggcctgggagtcagaggacctgggttctaatcccggctctaccccttgcctaccgagtgacttcgggcaggtcaattcacttctctgggcctcagttaccacacctgtaaaacgaggattaagactgtgggtcccttgtgggacatggactgtgttcaacctgattagcttgtctctaccccagtgcttaagtgctttagaaatgccattaaaaaataagttaGTTACTcggtgcctcatttgtaaaatggggattcaatacttgttttctccCTTATTaaaactgcgaaccccatgtgggacaggaattgtatccagcctgattaacctgaatctactCCACCACTAAGAACgaggtttgacacacagtaagcactgaagaaacatCATCAGAAAACACCAAAACAAAGGACATTAAAAGTTGCACTTCTCTAGCTCCCAGCCCATTCccccataataattattttcatgttaagcacttatcatgtgccaggccctgtactaagtgctgcgctggaagcaagcaaatcaagttggacacagtccctgtcacacggggggggactcgcagtctcagtcctcattttacagatgagttaactgaggcccttagaagtggcgtgactcgctcaaggtcacaaagcagacaggtgacagaggggggattagaacctttgacctcctgactcccaggcccatgctctatccacgacccCATCTGGCCCCAGGCCCTCTTAAAGGCCACAAAGACAACGGTTGCGTGACCgaatccctgccttccagcctATCCCCCACCTGCCCCCAGAACCTCTCACCGGGTACGGAGGTGCCGAAGGCCACGAAGACAACGGCCGTGACTGAATCTTTGAGGCCGATGGTGCAGCCGAAGTGGGAGGCCAGGTCGCCGATGATGGCAGTGAGCATGCCGATGATGAGGATGGAGACGACGAAGCAGGCCCAGCCGTGGCAGTATTCGGTGGGTGGCACACAGGCAAACAGCACCTTCCAGAAGACCGTCAGGAAGTGCATGACATAGTCAAAACAGGACGGGAGCCTCTCCTCCCCTGACTCATCTTCATCCTCGTCGCCTGCTGACAGAGAGAAGCACAGGGGTGGGAGggctcgaacagtgctttgcacatagtaagcgcttaacaaatgccatcattattattattaaatgttcaaCAATAGATCGGAGTAGATTTttcagtgtgagtcccatgtgggacaaggactgtgtccaacctaattaacttgtctctaccccagtgcttaagtgcttcataaatgtcattaaaatatgTTACatattctgtgcctcatttgtaaaaaggggattcaatacttgttttctccCCTATTAAAACTGCGAACCCcattgggacaggaattgtatcccgcctgatgaacttatatctcccctagcactaAGAATGAGGTTTGACACATAGAcacacagtccaacctgattgacttcataataataagagGTTTGACACAGAGACCAACCTAACTgacttcatcataataataattatggtatttgttaagcgcttactatgtgccatgttctaagggctggggtaaatacaaggtcatcagggtgtcccacttggggctcacagtcttaatccccattttacagatgaaggaactgaggcccagagaagtgaagtgacttgccctaggtcacacagcagacaagtggtggagccaggattagaacccatgaccttctgactcccaggcccgtgctctatccattaggccatgctgcttctcatgtatcagTGCCTcaaatctatgccagtgcttagaacagtgcttggcacacagtaagcacttagcaagtaccataataatatccACTCTTTGCACCTTCACattcaggtctgtctccccctctagactgtcagcttgttgtgggcagggaacgcatctaccaactctgttgtagtgtactcttccaagcactcagtatggtgctctgcacatagtaagcactcaaaaaatcaatcaacccatggtatttactgagcccttactatgtgtagagtactgtagtaagtgttttttggactgtaaggtcacttaagctctttgggggcagagaatgtttctgttatattgttgtgttgtactctcccaagtgcttagtaaagtgccctgcacaacaCAACATGTCTaagacggagctccttatctttcccccCAAAACCCGTCCTcagcctgactttcctgtcactgtggatggcacgaccatcctttcccatctcaaaagcccgcaattttggtgtcatcattcattcactcaattgtatttattgagtgcttacagtgtgcagagctctgtactaagtgctagggacgtacaagtcggcaacatatagagatggtccctacccaacaaagggctcacagtctagaagggggaaggagacagacaacaaaacaaaagaccatccttgactccgctctcattcaccccaaacatccaatctgtcaccaaaaaccgcCGGTCTTCCCTtcagaacatcgccaagatctgccctttcctctccattcaaactgctaccttgttagtacaatcactcatcctatcccgactggatgactgcttcagcctcctttctgatctcccaagctcctgtctctccccacttcagtacacacctcactctgctgcctagattatctttctacagaaatgctctgggcatgttactcccctcctcaaaaatctccagtggttgcctatcaaccttcgtatgaagcaaaaaatcctcactattggcttcaaagatctccatccccttgccccctcctacctcacctcacttctctccttctccagcccaacccacacactctgctcctatgcccaacctcctcattgtgccttgttctcgcctgtcccaccgtcaaccctcggcccatgtcctccctctgacctggaatgccctccctccccacatctgccaaactagctcactgccccccttcaaagccctgctggaagctcacctcctccaggaggccttctcagactgaggccccccacttttcttctgctcctcctccccctctccatcgcccctactccctccctctgctccaccctcctccccactacacagcatttgtgtatatatgtacatattcattattctattttattaatgatgtgcatatatttataattctgttaatctattttgatgctatggatgcctctttacttgttttgttgtctgtctagactcccttctagactgggagcctgttgttgggtagggactgtctctatctgtggccaacttgtatttcccaagcgcttagtacagtgctctgcacacagtaagcgctcaataaatatgattgaatgaatgaataaataagatcaaatgaatgaatgactgaatgaatctttcccTACTCTTGCAATAACCATACTCCAGCAGGCCTGGGGGCAGGCTACATCACAGCAGCATAGTGGTCctgataaccaatcaatcaatcaatcaatcatatttaccgagaaTTTactctgggtgctgagcactgcacttagcgcttgagagaatacaatcaaACCACAAGACTTCAAGATGCCACTGGGGAAGGTCACGGGGAGAATGCCCTCTTCCAGACTGGAAGCTggtcctctggattgtaagcttgttgtgggcaggggatgtgtctaccaattctgttatattgtactcccccaagtgcttagttcagttatctgcacatagtaagtgctcaataaataccattgattgattaactgattatttgatggagaggggagagaatggtgagagagacagagaggttgagagagaaagagaaagagacagaaaaaacACAGGATGAAAgagtggaatgccctccttcctcttatcccacagacagttattctccccaccttcaaaaccttactgagggcacatttcttccaggtggccttccctgactaatccctcttttccttttcttcaactcccttctgcatcaccctgacttgctccatttattcattaccccctcccacccctacagcactttgtatatatctgtaatttatttatattaatgtctgtctccccatctacactataagctcattgtgcgctgggaacatgtctgttatattgttatattgtactctaaatgcctagtacagtgctctgcacacagtaagtgctcaataaatatgattgattgactatttaccCACTCTAGGCTCAGCTCTGAGAtccaggagacctgtgttctaatcccagctctgcaacacaGAGACTACCTCCTGGTGTTCTGCCATTagtgggtttttatggtatttggtaagtgcttgtcttgtcttattccatcgagttgtctccgacccatagcaatgccatgaacccagaacgccccatctccaagCATGCTCCCATCCCACTGGCGGGAGCGTAAATCCACTTGCTTCAAAAGTGCCTGCTGCGATCTCTGATGTTCAGGAGTTTCACGAACTCCAGTATTCTCCCAGGAAGATCTCTTCTTctgctcatccattcattcattcatttaatcgattgtatttactgagtgcttactgtaagcaaagcactgtactaaatgcttaggagagtgcaatataacagacacattccctgtccacaaagagcttgcatccCTGGTCATCCCCTGTTTTGTCGAAGAGTAAAGGGGTCAAATCTATCAGCAGGGGGAGAGTTCGAGCACTGAGGTGTGAGAAAGTGGGCCAGCACAGcagtcctgtctctctccataactttccttttttatggtatttgttattaatattaataattataatgatggtatttgttaagggcttactatgtgccaagcactgttctaagcgctgggggggatacaaggtaatcaggttttccaacgaaggactcacagtcttaatccccattttccagatgaggtaactgaggcacagaaaagttaagtgacttgactaaagtcacactgctgacaagtggtggatccaggattagaacccattacctctaactcccaagcctgtgctgcttcTTGAAGTTAAGAAGCACTTGCTGTAAGTGCttgaagttaagcacttactgtgttgtcaaacactgttccaagtgctggaatagttacaagttaattaggtcagacacagtccctgcccttcatggggttcacagcctaagtaggagggagaatagatatttaagccccattttacagttgaggaaactgaggtccagggaagtcaaGTCGCATGCCCAAGGTCcccggcaagcaattggcagagccggtattagaactctaactcccaggcctgtgttctttccactaggccatgctgcttctaacttagttaataataataataataatgatggcatttattaagcaatcactatgtgcgaagcactgttctaagcgctgggacgatataaggtgatcaagttgtcccacatggggctcacagtcttaatccccattttacagatgggtaactgaggctcagagaagttaagtaacttgcccaaagtcacacagctgacaagtggcagagctgggattaaaacccattacctctgactcccaagcccgggctctttccacagagccatgttgcttctctagttctaGTGCTAGTCCTTGGGGGCCATGACTGGCTGGGTTGCTATAGCAATGAAGTATCACAATGTTTGCTGAGCGGCATCATCCTCGCTGCTGTTGAGCACAAGTGTtgtgcttcttcctcttttaagcCCTGCATTTCTCTAAGCCATAGCGTTTGTTGCTTGGAAGCAGGGTAGCAACAAGAGGGTTGGCTCTGTCACCTTTATCGAGGAAGAATGTGTACAAGGGGCTTGAGTGAGTCGGTGGTTGAACCCAGAATTCCTTACGCCCCGCTCGTCCCACAAATAGCACATCTCCCACTTGTCCTCCCCACTCTCTAAGGTGATCAGACATCCAGCTTTCTGTGAGATCATCTTGCTTTTGTGCTGGAGGGCCTTCtgacccccgccccaccacccccAATAAAAAGTTAATGGCTTCAAAAATATCCTGCTTTCCAAAATAGTGAACAGACATGTCTTGAATTTTCAATTACACTATCTATGGTGAGTCCACAGTCACCCATTTCCAGACGCATAGCAGGGTGCTTAAAGCTCAGGGTTCAAAAACCCAACTCAAGCCACTCTGATTTGCTCGGTCACCAGTGCATAATATAGTTTTAGTTTTCAAATGAAGGGGAGTTGACCAGTAATCAAATAGAGGACTGTCCTGCTTTGAACTCCAGAAAATCCAATCATCTTCTTtttgttgcctttttttttttttggtttccaagcttctccctgcttctgtccagctctgcccctttcctcccccccccctagAAATTGTTCCCCACCTCCTTACCTGCACTGAC contains:
- the SLC8A3 gene encoding sodium/calcium exchanger 3 isoform X6; this encodes MESWSSRMMKPYMADRKLTTEEEEAKRIAEMGKPVLGEHPKLEVIIEESYEFKSTVDKLIKKTNLALVVGTHSWRDQFMEAITVSAAGDEDEDESGEERLPSCFDYVMHFLTVFWKVLFACVPPTEYCHGWACFVVSILIIGMLTAIIGDLASHFGCTIGLKDSVTAVVFVAFGTSVPDTFASKAAAIQDIYADASIGNVTGSNAVNVFLGIGLAWSVAAIYWALRGQEFRVSAGTLAFSVTLFTIFAFVCISVLLYRRRPQLGGELGGPRGCRLATTALFISLWLLYILFATLEAYCYIKGF
- the SLC8A3 gene encoding sodium/calcium exchanger 3 isoform X4, producing MGPRMVDMSLQKALLLSPDMADRKLTTEEEEAKRIAEMGKPVLGEHPKLEVIIEESYEFKSTVDKLIKKTNLALVVGTHSWRDQFMEAITVSAAGDEDEDESGEERLPSCFDYVMHFLTVFWKVLFACVPPTEYCHGWACFVVSILIIGMLTAIIGDLASHFGCTIGLKDSVTAVVFVAFGTSVPDTFASKAAAIQDIYADASIGNVTGSNAVNVFLGIGLAWSVAAIYWALRGQEFRVSAGTLAFSVTLFTIFAFVCISVLLYRRRPQLGGELGGPRGCRLATTALFISLWLLYILFATLEAYCYIKGF
- the SLC8A3 gene encoding sodium/calcium exchanger 3 isoform X5: MERGISALLLSPDMADRKLTTEEEEAKRIAEMGKPVLGEHPKLEVIIEESYEFKSTVDKLIKKTNLALVVGTHSWRDQFMEAITVSAAGDEDEDESGEERLPSCFDYVMHFLTVFWKVLFACVPPTEYCHGWACFVVSILIIGMLTAIIGDLASHFGCTIGLKDSVTAVVFVAFGTSVPDTFASKAAAIQDIYADASIGNVTGSNAVNVFLGIGLAWSVAAIYWALRGQEFRVSAGTLAFSVTLFTIFAFVCISVLLYRRRPQLGGELGGPRGCRLATTALFISLWLLYILFATLEAYCYIKGF